A genomic segment from Janibacter sp. DB-40 encodes:
- the ribH gene encoding 6,7-dimethyl-8-ribityllumazine synthase, with protein MSGHGAPSIDIADAGDLKVAVVASSWHTVVMDGLVAGAQSALGDAGITAEVVRVPGSFELPVVASALAATHDAVVALGVVIRGGTPHFDYVCAAATDGLSRVAVDTGTPIGFGLLTCDDEAQALDRAGLPDSREDKGREAAEAAVATALLLRRS; from the coding sequence ATGAGCGGGCACGGCGCACCGAGCATCGACATCGCCGACGCGGGGGACCTGAAGGTCGCCGTCGTCGCCTCGAGCTGGCACACCGTCGTCATGGACGGTCTCGTCGCGGGGGCGCAGTCGGCCCTCGGCGACGCCGGCATCACGGCCGAGGTCGTGCGCGTCCCGGGCAGCTTCGAGCTGCCCGTCGTCGCCTCGGCACTGGCCGCGACCCACGACGCCGTCGTCGCCCTCGGGGTCGTGATCCGCGGGGGCACCCCGCACTTCGACTACGTGTGCGCTGCGGCCACCGACGGCCTCTCCCGCGTGGCGGTGGACACCGGCACGCCCATCGGCTTCGGCCTGCTCACCTGCGACGACGAGGCCCAGGCGCTCGACCGTGCGGGCCTGCCCGACTCGAGGGAGGACAAGGGACGCGAGGCCGCCGAGGCGGCCGTGGCGACGGCACTGCTGCTGCGCCGCTCCTGA